From the genome of Pseudomonas putida:
CACTGCATCAATCGATCGATCTCGCCGTCGCCGCCGAAGAACTGGGAGCCGACGGGGCGTATTTCCGAGTGCACCACTTTGCCCGCCAACTCGCTTCCCCCTTCCCGCTGCTAGCAGCAATCGCCGCACGCACCTCGCGGATCGAGGTTGGTACCGCCGTTATCGACATGCGTTACGAAAACCCGCTGTACATGGCTGAGACGGCTGGTGCCACCGATCACATTGCAAACGGACGCCTGCAACTGGGCCTCAGCCGAGGCTCTCCAGAACAGGCGCTGGACGGGTGGCGTCACTTCGGCCATATACCCGCGCCAGGTCAAACGTGCGCTGACATGGCCCGCGAACATACCGCAACACTTCTGAATGCATTGCGTGGCGAAGGCATCGCCGCACCCAGCCCACAGGCAATGTATCCCAACCCACCAGGACTGCTGCGCCTTGAGCCGTTCTCTTCAGGCCTGCAGGAACGCATCTGGTGGGGAGCCAGCTCATTTGCCACAGCACAATGGGCCGCTCGCCAAGGCATGAACCTTCAGAGCTCGACATTGATGGATGATCAGGACGGACGCCCATTTCACCTCCAACAAGCAACTCAGATTCGGGCTTACCGTGAAGCTTGGCGCGAAGCCGGTCACCTGCATGCGCCCAGGGTGTCAGTCAGCCGCAGCATCTTCCCATTGCTGGACCGAAAGGATCATCACTACTTCGGTGGCGATGCACAAAGCCAAGACCAAATCAGCTACTTTGGCGATGTGAGGTTAATTTTTGGCCGGTCGTATGCAGCAGATCCCGATCGGCTGATCCGCGAGTTGGCCAACGATGAGGCAATCGCGCAAGCAGATACGCTTCTGTTGACAGTACCGAACCAACTGGGAGTGGAATACTGTGCCCGCATTGTCGAGACAGTGTTGACCCAGGTTGCGCCGGCGCTGGGATGGCGTAGTTGAGGCCACCACTCCTGCAACGCTGACAAGGCCACCCAATCCCGTCGCGACCATGCCTTGCACAAACCGGGTTCTGGAAGGCGGGATTGGGGGTGGCGGTAGTTGCTACTTCAATGGGCTGTTGAGCTGCTAAGCAGCGGAGTTGGTACTGAATGCCGCATCAAAGCGTGATTCAGGAAGCTTCCATAGGAGCGAACGAATGAAATTTACCGCCTCGGCCGCACCGTGCTCTCGGTCCATCCCTGCATCTTCCCATTCGATGGAAATCGGCCCCTGATAACCGATGCTGCGTAATGCACGGAAGGCGTCTTCCCAAGGCACATCGCCGTGCCCTGTAGAAACAAAGTCCCAGCTCCGCCTTGGGTCCCCCCAGGGCAGGTGTGAGCCGAGCAGACCGCTGCGGCCATTTCCACGGCGCAGTCGAGTGTCCTTGCAGTCCACATGGTAGATGCGGTCGCTGAAATCAGTAATGAAACCGACTGGATCAAGACCTTGCCAAAGCATGTGGGATGGATCCCAGTTGAAACCAAACGCCTTGCGATGATCCAGGGCCTGCAGAGTGCGCTGACTGGTCCAGTAGTCATAAGCGATTTCGCCTGGATGTACTTCATGCGCGAAGCGCACACCCTCTTGGTCGAAGACATCCAGGATTGGGTTCCATCGCCTGGCGAAGTCTTCGTAACCTTGCTCAATGACAGTTTCCGGCACGGGGGGGAACATTGCGACGTATTGCCAGACGGATGACCCGGTAAAGCCTACGACCGTGTCGACACCTAACTGACGTGCCACCTGTGCGGTCAGCTTCATCTCCTGCGCTGCGCGCTGGCGCACCCCTTCACTCTGGCCATCGCCCCAAACCCGACCACGCAGGATATTTTTGTGGCGAAAATCGATAGGATCATCGCAAACTGCCTGCCCGGCAAGGTGATTCGAGATGGCGCGCACTTGCAAACCATGACGTTTCAAAATATCAAGACGATCATTGAGATACCGAGGGTCTTCACTGGCCCTCCAGACATCCAGGTGTTCGCCGGAACAGGCAATTTCAAGGCCATCGTAACCCCACTGGGCAGCTCGTCGAGCGACCTCCTCCAAAGGCAGGTCAACCCATTGCCCGGTAAACAGAGTAACTGGGGAAGTAGTGCGGAACATAAGATTCTCCAAGGACTTGTAACTGCATCGGCGCGCGACTCTCACACGCGAGAGACCGCGACCCACTGCTCACTACGAGCAGATTCAATCACTGCTTCGGCAATGCGCGCTGCGCGCAAACCATCGACAAACGTAGGCAGGCCTTCCCGCACCTCCCCGTTGATGGCAGCGTAGGTATCTGCGACGAAATGCTCGAAACACTGCGCATACCCCTGTGCATGTCCCGCCGGCAAGGAGGAAAGCCGCCGGGCATCGGCGCTACCTTGGCCAGGATCGCGAGCAAGGATAGTGTTGCTGGTTTGGCTACCTAGCCAGACAGTTTCTGGGTTTTCCTGGTCGAACACCGCCGACTTCTGCGCGCCGTCGAATTCGAACCACAAGCGATTCTTGCGACCAGCGGAGACTTGCGAAATCACGACGGCCCCCAAAACACCCGATTCTGTACGGAACATCACCGATGCCGCATCTTCGGTATTCACCGTCATGACCGGCTCCACAGGATCGCCGTGAGTGAAGCTCACTGCAGAACTGACCGGACGCTCGGCGACGGTCACACTAAACGAAGCCATCACACTCGCGATGCGCTCCCCAGTGACAAACTCCATCAGGTCGCACCAGTGCGAGCCAATATCGGCAAAAGCTCGTGAAGGGCCGCCATTGCGTGCATCGACTCGCCAATTCGAGACCCGCGGGGACAACATCCAGTCTTGGAGATAACTGCCGTGCAGCAACTGCCAGCGCCCGAACTCCCCGTCGTGCACGCGCGCCCGCAACTCACGCACCAATGGGTGATACCTATAGACAAACGGTACGGTTCCTACACGACGACGCTGGACGCTCAAGAGCTGCAGAGATTCTGCATCCGTTACCCGAGTCGCCAGCGGTTTTTCACAAATCACGTGGGCCCCAGCGGTGATAGCAGCTTTGACATGTTCAAGATGTAAGGCATTGGGGCTACATACGTGCACAACGTCTGCTGCAACCTCTTTCAAGTCTTGCAGGCTCAGGACAGGTGGCACGCCCCAGCGGTCAGCTGCGGATTGGGTTCGCGCCGCATTAGACGCCATGACACCGACAATGTGGGCCCCTGCCGCCAGTGCAGCCCGACGATGGACTTCGGCAATCATCCCCGCTCCCAAAATAACGACTCGGGTCATAGATTTTTTCCTTCAACCGGTTATCAAATATTTCCGAAAGCCGCAGGCTGTCGCTTATCTACATCCGAGCACCTGCCAAACTCCCTGAGCATACTGGAATATAAAATTCAAAACTTATAACGGAATCCTGCATAAACCGAGCGAGGCTGAGCCAGCAATAAAGAACGCACATCACCATCGCTCTGCATTCCAATGGCACCGAGAATTGCAGGTGTTGGTAGAAACACACCGGCCACGGCGTATTCTTTATTGAAAGCATTCTCGACGATACCAAATAATTCCAGATTGCTACTAACTCGATATTGCGTATTAAAATTCACAACAGTAAATCCGGCGAGCTTCCTTTCAGCATTAACTTCATCCCCCAAGAAATAAGAGCTGCTGGCAGCGCGAACAAGTGCCCCTGCAGACCAGTTAGGAGTAATGTCGTATTTAGCACTGAACCTGAGCACGTGCTCCGGCGTCGCACTCATCTTGTCACCCGGCGTCACGTGAATATTTCCATTGGCATCCGCTTGCGAGTTGACAGGACTATAGAAGTCAAAAGTCGATAGGTACCGAGCATCGGTGTAAGTGTAATCAAAGAAAGTCGTCAATGGACCTGACGCAACCTCCACCCCAAGCTTCACACCTTGTCGACGCGTCTTACCGACATCTTGCAAAGTTACAACACCGGTGGCGAGATTCATCACCTGAAAATCTGATTCATCGGTGCGGTATAAACCAGCATTCCAAGCGACCTGAACCTTGTTGTCGTAAATTGCGAAGTCAGGTAGTTGGCCACGCAAGCCCACTTGATAGGTCTGAAAAATATCTTGCTTCTGAATCTGGTCGGCGACCATCCAAGGTGCTCCCGACCCACAAGCGGCTTCCGGGCTATCACAATACAGGCCTGCAGGTGTTTGGACGCGCGCGATTTCGTAATAGCCGGCATAGGCTATTACAGCAGGCGTCAACGCAAAAGTGAATCCTAGCGAAGGTGAAAAATGACCAAACTTGCGTGTTTCGTTGTAGGCGGGACTGGTATCTATCGAATCGCGCTGATCTAACACGGAATAGGTCCATCGACCGCTAAGACCGACGCTCAGGCGGTCCGTAACCCCCACTATGTCGCTGGCATATAGGTTAATATAGTTAGATCTAACTTTTACGCGCTGCGGCACGATTGCACCAGGAGTTGCCAACACACCTAACGATGTTCCAAAGCCGCCATCCTCGGTCAGTAACCCGAGCGTAGTCTGAGCAGAACTGACGCTATCACCGCCAGAATAGCCCCCGCCCACCACGAATTGATTAGGCCTGCCAAATAAGGAGTTGTCGTTCAAAAAACTAAAAGCGCCTCCCCAGTAATTCGTGCGCGTCGCCGTCTCTGAAAGAGTTGCATAACTACGCCCGGTACCTGCCAACACATTGGGCACCTGCTGGCCATTAGTATCGAGCAGTGGGCTGCTTCCATAACACAAGAGTGACGCATCATCAGCGCAGGCGACGGGATTGCTTGGGCTATTCGTGGTAAAGGTGGTATCACGGCGTCCCTCCCCAAAGAATAGATTGCTATTGGCATGCCAGCCATCCGACAGTCGATAGTCGCCGCTAAAGTTGACTCGAGTGCTTTTAACTTCGACGCCAGCAGGGTAGCTCACCGTGCGCGAGCGATCGCGATCGATCAACTCGATCGGTTGAAACCCGTAACCCATGTTCTCGTTGGAAACGTTCAGCACACTGAGGTGATACTCATCTTCATCTCTGCGCCAGCCAAAGTCTCCGGTAAACTGCCTTGAACGGGTAGGCGAATGATCTTGCCAACCACGGTCATACAAATCGCTGACCGCGGCGAACAATGAATAGTTTTCATGCTGCCCTCCAACCTGAGCTAACGATTGAATGCGCCCATACGAGCCGCCCATCACATCGAGCGCGGCACCATTAAAAAGAAACCCATTGCGCTGAGGGGGCGCACCGAGTAAGTCATCAAAGCCGCGTAGCAACTGCATCGGGCCGATGCCTTTGAGATTGCCGTCTGGCACCACATGCCCACTGCCGATCTTTGGATCTGGCGGCGGCAGCGCTGGAGGCCCTGCAGTGACTTCTGCTGTCGGCAACGCCATCATGACCAATTCAGGAATAGGAGCACCAGGCGGAGGATGCCCTGCATTCTCATTGGCCGGACGCACTCCGAAGTTGGACTCTGCGTCCAAGATAGCCTGGTGGCCCGCCTCACTGCATCCTGCCAAAGGCTCGGGGAAGGACCCAACCCCCGAACCAATCACAAAGGGTCGAGCACAGGGATCGGCTGCCACTTTCAATAATTTTGAGTCATCTGAATAGGCTGAAGAACTTAACATCAACAACATCGGCAATGCAGAATAAAACGCTTGAGTCCGCATGAGTAGCCCCCTCCAGGGGTCTTATTGTTCAGAAAATTATTTACGGGGCAAGTAGCCACCGCTGCACCCATAGCAATGAAGCACGAAGATCGTGTTAAACAACGCTCGTCACTTACTCAACACTTACTTCTACAAACTCGTGTACTGAGACTGTTCTACTGCGCCCGAACTAGTAGCATTTACCCTGACAAAAAGCGAATGAACGGGATTATGTCGACATGCGCTGTGCCTCATTGCAAGACACAGTGAAGTTTGAGGCCCTACAAGGCCTCAAACAACTAACATCTATGCGCACCAGGATGCATTAGCAGACCAGAAGAAGCCGGCGCTGCTTGAT
Proteins encoded in this window:
- a CDS encoding TonB-dependent receptor domain-containing protein; the encoded protein is MRTQAFYSALPMLLMLSSSAYSDDSKLLKVAADPCARPFVIGSGVGSFPEPLAGCSEAGHQAILDAESNFGVRPANENAGHPPPGAPIPELVMMALPTAEVTAGPPALPPPDPKIGSGHVVPDGNLKGIGPMQLLRGFDDLLGAPPQRNGFLFNGAALDVMGGSYGRIQSLAQVGGQHENYSLFAAVSDLYDRGWQDHSPTRSRQFTGDFGWRRDEDEYHLSVLNVSNENMGYGFQPIELIDRDRSRTVSYPAGVEVKSTRVNFSGDYRLSDGWHANSNLFFGEGRRDTTFTTNSPSNPVACADDASLLCYGSSPLLDTNGQQVPNVLAGTGRSYATLSETATRTNYWGGAFSFLNDNSLFGRPNQFVVGGGYSGGDSVSSAQTTLGLLTEDGGFGTSLGVLATPGAIVPQRVKVRSNYINLYASDIVGVTDRLSVGLSGRWTYSVLDQRDSIDTSPAYNETRKFGHFSPSLGFTFALTPAVIAYAGYYEIARVQTPAGLYCDSPEAACGSGAPWMVADQIQKQDIFQTYQVGLRGQLPDFAIYDNKVQVAWNAGLYRTDESDFQVMNLATGVVTLQDVGKTRRQGVKLGVEVASGPLTTFFDYTYTDARYLSTFDFYSPVNSQADANGNIHVTPGDKMSATPEHVLRFSAKYDITPNWSAGALVRAASSSYFLGDEVNAERKLAGFTVVNFNTQYRVSSNLELFGIVENAFNKEYAVAGVFLPTPAILGAIGMQSDGDVRSLLLAQPRSVYAGFRYKF
- a CDS encoding LLM class flavin-dependent oxidoreductase, coding for MKKIGFLSFGHWTSSSQSQTRSATDALHQSIDLAVAAEELGADGAYFRVHHFARQLASPFPLLAAIAARTSRIEVGTAVIDMRYENPLYMAETAGATDHIANGRLQLGLSRGSPEQALDGWRHFGHIPAPGQTCADMAREHTATLLNALRGEGIAAPSPQAMYPNPPGLLRLEPFSSGLQERIWWGASSFATAQWAARQGMNLQSSTLMDDQDGRPFHLQQATQIRAYREAWREAGHLHAPRVSVSRSIFPLLDRKDHHYFGGDAQSQDQISYFGDVRLIFGRSYAADPDRLIRELANDEAIAQADTLLLTVPNQLGVEYCARIVETVLTQVAPALGWRS
- a CDS encoding sugar phosphate isomerase/epimerase family protein, encoding MFRTTSPVTLFTGQWVDLPLEEVARRAAQWGYDGLEIACSGEHLDVWRASEDPRYLNDRLDILKRHGLQVRAISNHLAGQAVCDDPIDFRHKNILRGRVWGDGQSEGVRQRAAQEMKLTAQVARQLGVDTVVGFTGSSVWQYVAMFPPVPETVIEQGYEDFARRWNPILDVFDQEGVRFAHEVHPGEIAYDYWTSQRTLQALDHRKAFGFNWDPSHMLWQGLDPVGFITDFSDRIYHVDCKDTRLRRGNGRSGLLGSHLPWGDPRRSWDFVSTGHGDVPWEDAFRALRSIGYQGPISIEWEDAGMDREHGAAEAVNFIRSLLWKLPESRFDAAFSTNSAA
- a CDS encoding Gfo/Idh/MocA family protein, with the protein product MTRVVILGAGMIAEVHRRAALAAGAHIVGVMASNAARTQSAADRWGVPPVLSLQDLKEVAADVVHVCSPNALHLEHVKAAITAGAHVICEKPLATRVTDAESLQLLSVQRRRVGTVPFVYRYHPLVRELRARVHDGEFGRWQLLHGSYLQDWMLSPRVSNWRVDARNGGPSRAFADIGSHWCDLMEFVTGERIASVMASFSVTVAERPVSSAVSFTHGDPVEPVMTVNTEDAASVMFRTESGVLGAVVISQVSAGRKNRLWFEFDGAQKSAVFDQENPETVWLGSQTSNTILARDPGQGSADARRLSSLPAGHAQGYAQCFEHFVADTYAAINGEVREGLPTFVDGLRAARIAEAVIESARSEQWVAVSRV